CGAACTGGAGGAGCTTTTAACTAACTCCGTGTTATTTGAAGAAGCATGGGATCAGAGTTTGCCGTGCATCATAGAAAAAACAAAGGAGAGCTTCCCTTGTTACTCAAACAACCAAAGATTCTGAAGTGGTGACAAAGAAAAGCATGTAATCATGAAACAAAGAATCAGGTTCTCACCAGTCGTTGGGGTCGGTTTTGACAGCTTGATCAAAATAAGCCTCGGCTCGAGCAGAATCTCCGTGAGTCTGCCATAACAGATCAGCATAGTGTGATAACACATCTCCATCAGCAGGGTTAGCCAAAATAGCTCTTTCGTAGAACTCTTCTGCTTTTGTGAAATCTGCTTTAACctacaaatcaaattattgcTTACAAAATCAATTCCATTATTCATCAACGAAAACAACAATGGTAACTACATCATTTAGACACAATACCGAAGAAGAAGCCttcatcaaactcaaaatcaaCACTGCATCAAAATGAATCTTCATGAACAATGGAATACTATAAATGTGTGTTAAT
The nucleotide sequence above comes from Salvia hispanica cultivar TCC Black 2014 chromosome 5, UniMelb_Shisp_WGS_1.0, whole genome shotgun sequence. Encoded proteins:
- the LOC125186292 gene encoding uncharacterized protein LOC125186292 isoform X2, translating into MKASSSVKADFTKAEEFYERAILANPADGDVLSHYADLLWQTHGDSARAEAYFDQAVKTDPNDCFVLASYARFLWDADDDEEEENDVEAAKASNNQYAAGSHKSPSEFITTESHWPPLAAAS